AAGTAGTTCCTCATCACATCGTTTAAGCAGCGTCTCATATGCGAAATCCCGTACACGACTTGAACTAACGTCTTCATCTCATGGCTCGGACACTCGCAGTTTTAATgataaaaccaaaaatgtGCATTTGGAAagagttgaaaaaattgcaagTGAATGGGACCCGGAAGGGCTTAGAGTTTGCTTTTGGGATGCTGTTAATTGTGATGATCCTGATGGCCTTCTACTTCGTTTCCTTCGTGCTCGAAAATGGAACGTTGAGGCTGCGTTGGAAATGTTCATGAAAACCGTTCACTGGAGAAGTAGAGAGATGAATGTTGGTGAAATTGTATGTAACGCTGACCACCTTGATAAAGATGATGATTTTGTGCGTCAACTAAGAATCGGAAAGTGTTTTATATTCGGTGAAGATAAACACAATCGTCCAGTTTGTTATATTCGCGCACGTCTTCATAAAGTTGGTGATGTCTCACCCGAATCGGTTGAGCGACTCACAGTTTGGGTCATGGAAACTGCTCGTTTAATTCTCAAACCTCCTATTGAAACTGCTACTGTTGTTTTTGATATGACTGATTTCAGTATGTCCAATATGGACTATGGGCCATTGAAATTCATGATCAAGTGTTTTGAAGCACACTATCCCGAATGTCTGGGTGAATGTATTGTACACAAAGCGCCTTGGCTTTTCCAAGGCGTTTGGTCCATCATCAAATCTTGGCTTGATCCAGTGGTTGTCTCAAAGGTTAAATTCACTCGTAATTATCGTGATTTGCAACAATATATAAATCCTgacaatattttaaaagaattcgGTGGGCCTAATCCATGGAGATATACATATCCAGAACCCTGTCAAAACGAAGCAGAAGCTCTGAAGAATGTTGAAGCTCGTAAGAGTCTTAGAGCAAAAAAGGATGCAATTGCTAAACAGTACGAGGAAGTTACAATGGATTGGATTTTGAACAATGGTGACATGGCAGAAGTGAAACAAAAACGTCGTAAGTTAGCTTCACAACTTATTGATGCATACTGGAACTTGGATAAATACATCCGCGCACGCTCAGTTTACGACCGCATGGGCCTAATTGCTCCTCAAACTTCCCATACTTTGCTTCTTTCTCAACCTACAAATGGAGATGTCAAAGAATCAATGGTAGAAGTTACTAGCTCGGCAACTTAGTCGGTCGTAACTTTCAATATTCCTGCTATTTTACATTGTAATCCTTCCCCTTGCCTATACTCCCGTATACTGACTAATTGTACTTTCCCGTGTTATTCTAAATAAGATGCTGGCTCAAAATATGATTGTATCATCTATTAATGCATAACTTTCAAGATCTTTTATATCAATTAGTTACATATGAAATCTCTTTCCTACGTTGATTTTTACACCCCTTTTCGTTTTACCATTTCCTTATcgctttaattttttagcaCTCTCTTTAATGCACTTAAAATCATCTAGAAAGggataactttttttaggTCTTATGGCTTTTCATTGAAGTTGTTGGTCGCAATACTTATCCATCCATTTTGTCTTTATTAGAATCAATGATCAGttttatttgcaaattaaCTTAGATTTCTTgctatttattattattttttattttattgtagGAAAGCGGTtcgaaattaaaaaaaacaacaagcTGAACACCTAAATGCCTACTCCAAAATATAgtattaatttaatgagTATGCACCTTCGCTGAAGTATATTCCGTGCCGTAAAAATACTTTCGAGTTTAAACACGCGTGAGGTTCAAGCACcgattaaatttatttaaaacaagagcgttttattttattttaattgttcTTAGTGAATCACTTAATCTTAGGCTCCTGTTTGACAGTTGTTTAAaacttacaaatttttggagGTTATGATAGAAATCCTCTTTATTCGCGAATGCACGACGACTTCTTTTACACATCCACCATAAATTCCTGCAACTCGTAGAAAGTTTTGTTGAACCAAATGCGATCATCCTTAAAGCCAGTGCTATCAAATTTGAGGTTCAACTCAACAATTGCATCCGAATCACTTCGGTTTCATGTTTCACGTACACCTTCAAAAAATCTCCCAGTCTATCTAGACTACAAACAACGAGGAACGAAAATTCTGACTTTAATTCGTAAAATCCATGGTGATTCTAATGTAAGTATACATATTCCGTCAGCAGTAATCTCTTGGCTAAAGAAAGTACAAGTAAAGTCACTATGCTGCGGAAATTGTTCTATCaactttttgctttaacGGCCAACCCAAGTTTATTTTAACTTCTTTTATTcgttctcttttttttttctaacaatattttatcaataGGCTTTGCGGCTCAGGCTCATTTCCACACTTAAAATGTCACCGAAAGATGTTTATGTAAACAAGTTAACAAATCAAGTTGTCCTAAAGGGAAATCACATAGTCACAGTTCGTGAATGGTTACAAGACCAAGGTTTTTAAGTTCCTAgaatttttccttttttagaTTGTTACTATGTATGTACGTATCCTTCTTTCAAAGGAATGATAAAGTTGCTTTTTATCAACATAAAACTCTCGAGCATATATATCAATTTGGCTTTTTAGCATATTACTTTTACTTCATCTCCTTGTTACAGCGGTGATAATGTCAAATAAAACACAGCTGTTGCAAATAATTAATCTCGATTCATTTCTTCTCATCATACGTGGTTTTCAAACTTGACAATGGAAAAAATGCATCTTTTGTGATGGTTTTCCTTAACTacctttaaataaatagttaTTCGAGCTTCAGTAGAAACATTCAAGAGGTACTTGcgtaaaaagaaattcaaaCATCTGCTTAATGTGAGGCGTCCAAATGCTAAAtacaatcttttttttgctacCTATTCGTTTgttttgttgaatttaTAAACGCTTAAAGgaaattataatatatatatcgAAACTCCggtgtttttattttttgactGTAGTTATAGACAGAATACGTTTAAGGCTATTAGGGTATATaactaaattaaaaattcttttctcAATATTGTATAGTTTGTAAATTGACAAATATTAAATGCTATATCGAAAACATACCTTCAAACATAATCTATATATCTGCGTCATACGCCCATGGACTGTTCTTTACCTTTCCCTTCACACATACTTATAATCCTGAAATCTCAACgactttttcattatttttgaattgaaCTTGGATTTGTCTGTGATAGGAATATTTTGACAAACATTTTtagcttttaaaatttttgctttgttCTGAAGACGTTGATTTACAATTTGCTTATGAATTAATTATTCACGAGAAGAAAATTCCTTGTAGTTTATCCCTTTTTTATTGGTGATTATAAGCTGAATAACTCTTAATGTTGggaattatattttctttagtGAACTGAGGCTTTCTCGAAAAATACTTACGGTTATCCAtgatttaatgattttctgttttttttgttatttttttttcgtttatcAAAAAGTGGTTAAGCATTGACACGATATAAGGCACTTTATTTCCGtgttgaattttttgttttgttttttcttgaCATTAATACCTTACTTTCCTTGAATGCGAACAAACCGCATTCATTTGTATTCGATTATCGAAAGCCTtttattccttttctttttcttttttattaatgcCAGCTTGTTATTGTGCGACATCAACGTCTcttgaaaataatgaattgctatacaaaaatattcgAAACTTGTTCTCTACTAGCAGGAGTTTTCCAATCGAACAAGAATGgatgaatttgaaatcgATAAGTCAGATGAAagactttttttcaaactttCCTGGTAATAGTAAGGCGAACAACCACTTTCTCTGTAATTCTCCATTGA
This portion of the Schizosaccharomyces pombe strain 972h- genome assembly, chromosome: I genome encodes:
- the img2 gene encoding mitochondrial 54S ribosomal protein mL49, which encodes MRSSLKPVLSNLRFNSTIASESLRFHVSRTPSKNLPVYLDYKQRGTKILTLIRKIHGDSNALRLRLISTLKMSPKDVYVNKLTNQVVLKGNHIVTVREWLQDQGF
- the csr102 gene encoding sec14 cytosolic factor family phosphatidylinositol transporter; the protein is MPEGAGRPWNLTELEEEKLKTMWSYLFKLFGITLLERTESWYTVKTHLSDDSSSSSSHRLSSVSYAKSRTRLELTSSSHGSDTRSFNDKTKNVHLERVEKIASEWDPEGLRVCFWDAVNCDDPDGLLLRFLRARKWNVEAALEMFMKTVHWRSREMNVGEIVCNADHLDKDDDFVRQLRIGKCFIFGEDKHNRPVCYIRARLHKVGDVSPESVERLTVWVMETARLILKPPIETATVVFDMTDFSMSNMDYGPLKFMIKCFEAHYPECLGECIVHKAPWLFQGVWSIIKSWLDPVVVSKVKFTRNYRDLQQYINPDNILKEFGGPNPWRYTYPEPCQNEAEALKNVEARKSLRAKKDAIAKQYEEVTMDWILNNGDMAEVKQKRRKLASQLIDAYWNLDKYIRARSVYDRMGLIAPQTSHTLLLSQPTNGDVKESMVEVTSSAT